The following proteins are co-located in the Haloplanus sp. HW8-1 genome:
- a CDS encoding MFS transporter: MADQHETVFTGYTGRMSLILSFGWLVALLGRGVLSPLLPEIIDSLAISSFQAGLVLSVMMALHSLIQYPAGAFSDHLSRTTVLSVSLGVLTLGFGLFALSNTYWTFFLGGAFVGLGTGLYYTPQRSMLSDLFVERRGRAFGVNFAAGAFGSALSAGLAVVVLGTWAWQRSFLPLVVLSFVVLLLLHTVSRESYVLGWVKPDVGGTAGRILRSREIRGLILAYALFSFTWQGVVGFLPTYLQATKSLSPTVASAGFALLFVVAMVVMPVAGNLSDSFPRPTVAIVALGCAVLGLAALLAVSAVPLVLVTIVVFSVGVRAYPPVMQAHLMDLVPDENTGGDFGAIKTVYTLIGSVGPLYVGYVSDVASYTIAFAGLGVSLLASIVISAWLTR, encoded by the coding sequence ATGGCGGATCAGCACGAAACCGTGTTCACTGGCTACACCGGGCGGATGTCGCTCATCCTTTCGTTCGGCTGGCTGGTCGCACTCCTCGGCAGAGGTGTCCTCTCACCGCTCCTTCCCGAGATCATCGACTCGCTCGCGATCTCCTCGTTTCAGGCCGGCCTCGTCCTCTCCGTGATGATGGCGTTGCACTCCCTCATCCAGTATCCGGCGGGTGCGTTCTCCGATCACCTCTCCCGGACGACCGTTCTCTCCGTGAGCCTCGGGGTCTTGACCCTCGGCTTCGGCCTGTTCGCGTTGTCGAACACGTACTGGACGTTCTTCCTCGGCGGCGCGTTCGTCGGTCTCGGGACCGGACTCTACTACACGCCACAGCGGTCGATGCTCTCGGACCTGTTCGTCGAGCGGCGCGGTCGGGCGTTCGGCGTCAACTTCGCGGCGGGTGCGTTCGGCAGCGCCCTCTCCGCTGGACTGGCCGTCGTCGTCCTCGGCACGTGGGCTTGGCAACGGTCGTTCCTGCCGCTCGTCGTCCTCTCTTTCGTCGTACTCCTCCTCTTGCATACCGTCAGCCGTGAGTCGTACGTCCTGGGTTGGGTGAAGCCCGACGTTGGTGGTACGGCCGGTCGCATCCTGCGGTCGCGGGAGATCAGGGGACTCATCCTCGCCTACGCGCTGTTCTCGTTCACCTGGCAAGGGGTGGTCGGCTTCCTGCCGACGTATCTCCAGGCGACGAAATCGCTGTCACCGACGGTCGCGAGCGCTGGGTTCGCACTCCTGTTCGTCGTGGCGATGGTCGTGATGCCCGTCGCCGGCAACCTGAGCGACTCGTTCCCCCGGCCGACGGTCGCGATCGTCGCCCTCGGCTGTGCCGTACTCGGTCTCGCGGCACTCCTCGCCGTCTCCGCCGTGCCGCTCGTGCTCGTAACGATCGTCGTGTTCTCGGTCGGGGTCCGCGCGTATCCGCCCGTGATGCAGGCCCACCTGATGGATCTCGTTCCCGACGAGAACACGGGCGGGGACTTCGGCGCGATCAAGACCGTCTACACGCTCATCGGCAGCGTCGGCCCCCTGTACGTCGGCTACGTCTCCGACGTGGCGTCGTATACGATCGCCTTCGCCGGACTCGGCGTCAGCCTGCTGGCGAGCATCGTCATCAGTGCCTGGCTGACGCGGTAG
- a CDS encoding fumarylacetoacetate hydrolase family protein — protein MKVTRFVDPAGSIRTGEWTDDGIAFGGRSYDHDEVDVLPPVEPSKIVCIGRNYAPHADERNADIPDRPLLFLKPPNALSGHGDTVTLPSDRGRIEYEAEVGVVIGEQCRNVQPEDAADVIAGYTCVNDLSNREDQRQEQNWVRGKAFDNAAPMGPVMATPDEVPEHPEVTLHHDGEVKQNATTADLIFPIPDLIAEITTLMTLEPGDVIATGTPAGVGPLSDGDVVEVEVEGVGTLRTHVRFD, from the coding sequence ATGAAGGTAACTCGATTCGTCGACCCGGCGGGTTCCATACGCACTGGCGAGTGGACCGACGACGGTATCGCGTTCGGCGGGCGATCGTACGACCACGACGAGGTCGACGTGCTCCCGCCGGTCGAACCCTCGAAGATCGTCTGTATCGGCCGGAACTACGCTCCCCACGCGGACGAGCGGAACGCCGACATCCCCGATCGGCCGCTCCTCTTTTTGAAGCCACCGAACGCGCTCTCGGGTCACGGCGATACGGTCACGCTCCCGTCCGACAGGGGCCGGATCGAGTACGAGGCGGAGGTGGGCGTGGTGATCGGTGAGCAGTGCCGGAACGTCCAGCCCGAGGACGCGGCGGACGTGATTGCGGGGTATACGTGTGTCAACGACCTCTCGAACCGGGAGGACCAGCGCCAGGAGCAAAACTGGGTGCGGGGGAAGGCCTTCGACAACGCCGCGCCGATGGGCCCCGTGATGGCCACCCCCGACGAGGTTCCGGAGCATCCCGAAGTCACGCTCCATCACGACGGCGAGGTCAAGCAGAACGCGACGACCGCCGACCTGATCTTCCCGATTCCGGACCTGATCGCGGAGATCACGACGCTCATGACGCTCGAACCCGGCGACGTCATCGCGACGGGGACGCCGGCCGGTGTCGGGCCGCTCTCCGACGGCGACGTCGTCGAGGTCGAGGTCGAGGGTGTCGGAACGCTCCGCACCCACGTTCGATTCGACTGA
- a CDS encoding OFA family MFS transporter, which translates to MTDSATAPDFDYSAEARELLGFSRWWLIVAAGVMMGMVSPYQYVWSSIEGPLATSLGIPLPALGLVFTLFVVFQAGSQFPAGWWRDRYGPRRLTLLASVLVGGGYVGLAYATEVWQLYVLYSAGAVGVGIVYTIAVNTAIKWFPDRRGLTTGVGTMAFAAGSALFIPYVRANATPAGYADVLQTMGILMGACIFVGALVLQDPPQGWHTEVDTTSTGTDSDTGTGTGTGTGAEPEAKEPDGGVTHSTSTFTSKEMISTWQFWAMYAMFIGVSGAGLMLTAKIVSFAQNFEMATSVATASATVLPIAGGVGRLVIGDLSDRINRERAMAVSFVLLGLFLYLVVTFARLDMNLAFIAAVFLATFFWSPQYTLFPSVVGDYYGERHSSANYALLYSGKIWGGVFGGVITAWLVTQLDWTLTFVLGGTIALLSGIVALVLRPPKSGP; encoded by the coding sequence ATGACAGACTCTGCCACAGCGCCGGACTTCGACTACAGCGCAGAAGCGCGCGAACTGCTCGGGTTCTCGCGGTGGTGGCTGATCGTTGCTGCCGGAGTGATGATGGGGATGGTGAGTCCCTACCAGTACGTGTGGTCCTCGATCGAGGGACCACTCGCGACGAGTCTCGGAATCCCGTTACCCGCCCTCGGGCTGGTGTTCACCCTCTTCGTGGTGTTTCAGGCGGGGTCCCAGTTTCCGGCGGGCTGGTGGCGTGACCGGTACGGTCCCCGACGACTGACTCTGCTGGCCAGCGTACTCGTCGGCGGCGGCTACGTCGGTCTCGCGTACGCCACGGAAGTTTGGCAACTCTACGTGCTGTACTCCGCCGGAGCGGTCGGCGTCGGCATCGTCTATACGATTGCGGTAAACACCGCGATCAAGTGGTTTCCGGACCGTCGAGGACTAACCACGGGCGTCGGGACGATGGCGTTCGCCGCGGGCAGCGCGCTTTTCATTCCGTACGTCCGGGCGAACGCGACGCCTGCCGGCTACGCCGACGTCCTTCAGACCATGGGGATCCTCATGGGCGCGTGTATCTTCGTGGGGGCACTCGTCCTCCAGGATCCACCGCAAGGGTGGCACACGGAAGTGGACACGACCTCTACCGGCACTGACTCCGACACCGGGACTGGGACTGGGACCGGAACGGGGGCCGAGCCGGAGGCTAAAGAGCCCGACGGCGGCGTGACACACTCGACGTCCACCTTCACCTCGAAGGAGATGATCTCGACGTGGCAGTTCTGGGCGATGTATGCGATGTTTATCGGCGTGAGCGGAGCGGGGCTCATGCTGACGGCGAAGATCGTCTCGTTCGCCCAGAACTTCGAGATGGCGACCTCCGTGGCCACCGCGTCCGCGACCGTGTTACCGATCGCGGGCGGCGTCGGCCGTCTCGTCATCGGCGACCTCTCCGACCGGATCAACCGCGAGCGAGCGATGGCCGTCTCGTTCGTGTTGCTCGGTCTCTTTCTGTATCTCGTCGTCACCTTCGCGCGTCTCGATATGAACCTCGCGTTCATCGCCGCGGTGTTCCTGGCGACGTTCTTCTGGAGCCCACAGTACACCCTGTTCCCGAGCGTCGTCGGGGATTACTACGGCGAGCGCCACTCCTCCGCGAACTACGCGTTGCTCTACTCGGGAAAGATCTGGGGCGGCGTGTTCGGCGGGGTCATCACGGCCTGGCTCGTCACCCAACTGGACTGGACGCTCACCTTCGTCCTCGGCGGTACGATCGCACTGCTGTCCGGCATCGTCGCCCTCGTCCTCCGACCGCCCAAATCCGGGCCGTAG
- a CDS encoding MFS transporter: MGFPLPTVRNDQRFIVGAVSGGHLLSHFYLLAFPPLFPLLRDELGLSNTELGLIVSVMMFPIMVLQLPVGQLVDRIGAQRVFVSGVGITSAATLLAGLSPGYLALLAAAFVAGVGQSCFHPSDYALLSAVVDAENEGKGFSVHTFGGYAGFAAAPLVVGGIGVAAGWRTALLVTGGVGLLYAAFAFVTMGRVYLDHLDGTADQSSAGLVSELRELLSPTLVALFLFFMLLFMAGTGIQSFTTVFLVTGYGLPESVGNYALTTFFAFSAVGVLAGGFITDRYDVHWVIVVALLLAGATTAVLSTRMLSPVTVVALGTFAVIGAFSGVMRPARDRLVSTYAPPASSGRSFGFVFSGGSLGGFISPVILGFVIDTMSIGLSFLLIAIFFAGSSVIVAAIGFSDLLRASDG; the protein is encoded by the coding sequence GTGGGATTCCCGCTCCCAACGGTTCGTAACGATCAGCGGTTCATCGTCGGCGCCGTCAGCGGCGGTCATCTGCTTTCGCACTTCTATCTCCTCGCGTTCCCACCCCTGTTTCCGCTCCTCCGTGACGAGTTGGGCCTCTCGAACACCGAACTCGGTCTGATCGTCTCGGTAATGATGTTCCCCATCATGGTGTTACAGTTGCCCGTCGGGCAGCTCGTCGACCGCATCGGGGCACAGCGCGTGTTCGTCAGTGGGGTCGGGATCACGAGTGCGGCGACACTCCTCGCCGGTCTGTCCCCCGGCTATCTGGCGCTGTTGGCAGCCGCGTTCGTCGCGGGGGTCGGGCAGTCGTGTTTCCACCCGAGCGATTACGCGTTGCTCTCCGCCGTCGTCGACGCCGAAAACGAGGGCAAGGGCTTCAGTGTCCACACCTTCGGTGGATACGCGGGGTTCGCCGCCGCGCCGCTCGTCGTCGGCGGAATCGGAGTCGCCGCAGGGTGGCGGACGGCCCTCCTCGTTACCGGAGGCGTCGGGCTACTCTACGCGGCCTTCGCGTTCGTCACCATGGGCCGGGTCTATCTCGACCATCTCGATGGAACCGCGGATCAGTCGTCTGCGGGGCTCGTCTCGGAGCTTCGGGAGCTGCTCTCGCCGACGCTCGTGGCCCTGTTTCTCTTTTTCATGCTCCTGTTCATGGCGGGGACGGGCATTCAGAGTTTCACCACCGTCTTTCTGGTCACGGGGTACGGGCTCCCCGAATCGGTCGGTAACTACGCGCTAACGACGTTTTTCGCGTTCAGTGCGGTCGGCGTCCTCGCCGGCGGGTTCATCACCGACCGGTACGACGTTCACTGGGTCATCGTCGTCGCGCTGTTGCTCGCCGGCGCGACGACGGCCGTGCTATCCACGCGGATGCTTTCCCCCGTGACGGTCGTCGCCCTCGGAACGTTCGCGGTCATCGGCGCGTTCAGTGGGGTGATGCGCCCGGCACGCGACCGGCTCGTGAGTACCTACGCCCCGCCGGCGTCTTCGGGTCGCAGCTTCGGGTTCGTCTTCTCCGGTGGCTCCCTCGGCGGATTCATCAGCCCGGTGATACTCGGCTTCGTGATAGACACGATGTCGATCGGACTCTCCTTTCTGCTGATCGCCATCTTCTTCGCGGGCAGCTCCGTGATCGTCGCGGCGATCGGCTTCAGTGACCTCCTCCGGGCGTCCGACGGCTGA
- a CDS encoding aldo/keto reductase: protein MPAEELPTPGLGTLRNIDADQCARTVARAVEVGYRHIDTAQKYDNESLVGDGLDRAAVPRDDLFVATKIAESNLGYDDVLETADRSLERLGLDTVDLLYIHWPASSGETDRYDPEETIPAFNELFDDGAFRHFGVANFSVELIEEIDDRVEAPIFANQVEMHPLLQQAELAEYAQANDMYLVAYSPLLRGDLGRVPELTEIAAKHDATPAQVSLAWLMSKDNVVPIPKGRGDHLVENFRARDLELTPEDIETIENIDREFRIVDRPKGPWQW from the coding sequence ATGCCAGCCGAAGAGCTACCAACCCCCGGACTGGGGACGCTCCGGAACATCGACGCGGATCAGTGCGCCCGGACCGTCGCCCGTGCGGTCGAGGTGGGCTATCGACACATCGACACCGCACAGAAGTACGACAACGAATCGCTGGTCGGGGACGGACTCGACCGAGCGGCGGTCCCTCGTGACGACCTGTTCGTCGCGACGAAGATCGCCGAGTCGAACCTGGGGTACGACGACGTCCTCGAGACGGCCGACCGAAGCCTCGAACGGCTCGGTCTCGACACGGTGGACCTGCTCTACATCCACTGGCCGGCCAGCTCGGGGGAAACGGATCGTTACGATCCCGAAGAGACGATCCCGGCGTTCAACGAACTGTTCGACGACGGCGCGTTTCGGCACTTCGGCGTGGCCAACTTCTCGGTCGAACTCATCGAGGAGATCGACGACCGCGTCGAAGCACCGATCTTCGCGAACCAGGTGGAGATGCATCCCCTGCTCCAGCAGGCGGAACTCGCCGAGTACGCACAGGCCAACGACATGTATCTCGTCGCGTACTCCCCGCTCCTCCGCGGCGATCTCGGCAGGGTCCCGGAACTCACCGAGATCGCCGCGAAACACGACGCCACGCCGGCACAGGTGAGTCTGGCGTGGCTCATGAGCAAGGACAACGTGGTCCCGATCCCGAAGGGACGCGGGGACCACCTCGTCGAGAACTTCCGCGCACGCGATCTCGAGTTGACCCCCGAGGACATCGAGACGATCGAAAACATCGACCGGGAGTTTCGGATCGTCGACCGGCCGAAAGGCCCCTGGCAGTGGTAG
- a CDS encoding DUF7260 family protein, giving the protein MTGDIDSFHSTTAAERVRAEVAVVEDELDAFERFKDRITRLQCVPGAGSEFALAEGGPAAQSTAPSVRKLERAYRSTIMSVPHYESEYGDGFEESVRAEFDESVAQVLTGAVPYTPLAKSRLVSACENARHNRFELVDDLERELEALSTAVTRFDEWLTEIEGIRERITRWERCRASEELERIERLRDECDSLSAERQRRIRRQPAALGKQSEPDAFLQYLYRDLSCSKPVLTDVSLIARRIDTEHRRLQKRLMW; this is encoded by the coding sequence ATGACGGGGGACATCGACAGTTTCCACTCCACGACCGCGGCCGAGCGAGTGCGAGCGGAGGTCGCGGTCGTCGAGGACGAACTGGACGCCTTCGAACGGTTCAAAGACCGGATCACCCGTCTCCAGTGTGTACCCGGTGCCGGATCGGAGTTCGCTCTCGCCGAAGGGGGACCCGCGGCGCAGTCGACGGCGCCGTCAGTCCGGAAACTGGAGCGAGCGTACCGGTCCACGATCATGTCGGTCCCTCACTACGAGTCGGAGTACGGTGACGGCTTCGAGGAGAGCGTGCGAGCCGAGTTCGACGAGTCGGTCGCACAGGTGCTCACGGGGGCGGTTCCGTACACTCCGCTGGCCAAGTCTCGGCTCGTCAGCGCCTGTGAGAACGCCCGACACAACCGATTCGAGTTGGTCGACGACCTCGAACGGGAACTCGAAGCGCTGTCCACGGCGGTCACCCGGTTCGACGAGTGGCTCACGGAGATCGAAGGGATTCGCGAACGGATCACACGGTGGGAACGCTGTCGGGCGAGCGAGGAACTGGAGCGGATCGAACGCCTCCGTGACGAGTGTGACTCGCTGTCGGCAGAGCGCCAACGCCGGATTCGCCGGCAACCCGCGGCACTAGGGAAGCAGTCCGAGCCGGACGCCTTCCTCCAGTACCTGTATCGAGATCTGTCCTGTTCGAAGCCGGTCCTCACCGACGTCAGCCTGATCGCGAGGCGGATCGACACCGAACACCGCCGACTGCAAAAGCGACTCATGTGGTGA